A genomic region of Metopolophium dirhodum isolate CAU chromosome 1, ASM1992520v1, whole genome shotgun sequence contains the following coding sequences:
- the LOC132937520 gene encoding uncharacterized protein LOC132937520: MQSKRKEMKMELVSCERRLQKLINKSTFKHCTNYSENLNAVALENKIIKFDKPIYIGFAVLDISKTKMYDYHYNVMRKHYGDKIKLMYTDTDSLIYHIQTDDFYADLATNHNLLDRMDTANLPTDHQCYVASRKKSPGYFSDEVDGNIITHFCALRAKSYAFNIYAGPEDEVANDRVGGEKIKAKGIRSHVVKNHMTFEDHRKCLFGEDGVEAYKENVSIRSFNHQLMTIKTKKLTYNSYDDKRAVLEDKVNTLAHGHYSIEEDDI; encoded by the exons ATGCAATCGAAGAGGAAAGAGATGAAGATGGAGCTAGTGTCGTGTGAGAGGAGGTTACAGAAATTAATTAACAAGAGTACATTTAAACACTGTACCAATTACAGTGAAAATCTGAACGCTGTCGCACTggagaataaaattattaaatttgataaacctatatatattg gattTGCCGTGCTGGACATATCGAAgacaaaaatgtatgattatcaCTATAATGTAATGAGGAAGCATTATggagacaaaattaaattaatgtacacTGACacag ATTCATTGATTTACCACATACAAACGGATGATTTTTATGCAGACTTGGCGACCAACCATAACTTGTTGGATCGGATGGACACTGCCAACTTGCCCACTGACCATCAGTGCTATGTGGCAAGCAGAAAGAAGTCTCCAGGATACTTTTCCGATGAAGTGGACGGCAACATTATTACTCATTTCTGTGCGTTGAGGGCCAAGTCCTACGCTTTTAATATATATGCTGGTCCAGAGGATGAGGTTGCAAATGATAGAGTAGGAGGAGAAAAGATTAAGGCGAAAGGAATCCGGTCTCATGTGGTTAAAAACCACATGACATTCGAGGACCATAGAAAGTGTTTGTTTGGGGAAGATGGAGTGGAGGCGTACAAGGAGAATGTATCGATTAGGTCATTTAACCATCAACTCATGACCataaagacaaaaaaattaacttacaatAGCTATGACGATAAGAGGGCGGTGTTAGAAGATAAAGTCAACACACTAGCACATGGACACTATAGTATAGA ggAAGATGACATATGA
- the LOC132937521 gene encoding uncharacterized protein LOC132937521 — MSQYMPYGGFNWVEPTLNGLNDLDATSPIGRVYEVDVSYPQHLHDKHNDLPFLPQNSVPRGSKVRKLMATFEEKKNYIVHYRNLQQAIKNGLLVEKVHRVIQFNQSDWLAKYIELNTEMRKKARNDFEKDFFKLMNNAVFVMSLYLYYIYIHFY; from the exons ATGTCCCAGTACATGCCATACGGTGGGTTCAACTGGGTTGAACCCACATTGAACGGATTGAATGATTTGGATGCTACCTCCCCCATAGGGCGAGTGTATGAGGTGGATGTGTCATACCCACAACATTTGCATGACAAACATAATGACCTCCCCTTCCTACCGCAAAATAGTGTGCCGCGTGGCTCGAAGGTGAGGAAGTTGATGGCAACATTtgaggagaaaaaaaattatattgttcacTACCGTAATCTACAACAAGCGATTAAAAATGGATTATTAgttgaaaaa gtacatagggTTATTCAGTTTAACCAGTCGGACTGGTtagcaaaatatattgaattgaaCACCGAGATGAGAAAGAAGGCGAGGAACGATTTTgagaaagatttttttaaactgatgaaTAACGCTGTATTTGTTATGtcactttatttatattatatatatatacatttttactaa